The segment GGCTCAAATGGCGCTCCTGCAGTTTATGACTGCCGGCAAGGATAAAACCGCTGTGCCTTCCACCGTACACTGCGACCACCTGATACAAGCTAATACAGGCGCGGCCGCTGACTTGAAGACAGCACTTGACAGCAACAAGGAAGTATATGACTTCCTCGCTTCTGTATCAGACCGTTATGGTATCGGTTTCTGGAAGCCCGGAGCCGGTATTATTCACCAGGTGGTTTTAGAGAATTATGCATTCCCAGGAGGAATGATGATCGGTACTGATTCACATACGCCAAATGCCGGTGGGCTCGGCATGATTGCCATTGGAGTAGGCGGTGCAGATGCTGTTGATGTGATGAGCGGCATGGCCTGGGAGCTTAAGTTTCCTAAGCTGATCGGTGTAAGGCTAACAGGAAAAATGAATGGGTGGACCTCAGCAAAAGATGTAATACTGAAAGTTGCCGGATTGCTGACGGTAAAAGGAGGCACCGGAGCAATACTGGAATATTTCGGTCCGGGTGCAGAAAACATCTCCTGCACCGGCAAAGGCACCATCTGCAACATGGGTGCGGAGATTGGTGCCACCACTTCCGTATTCAGCTATGATAAAAGAATGGAAGCTTACCTCCGTGCAACGGACCGTGCAGATGTTGCTGATCTTGCTAATGGAGTGGCGCAGCACCTTCGCACAGATGATGAGGTGATGATGCATCCTGAAAAATATTATGATGAAGTGATCGAGATCAACCTCGATATGCTGGAACCACATATCAACGGACCTTACACACCAGATCTTGCATGGCCGGTCTCAAAATTTAAAGATGCAGTTGCGCAAAACGGCTGGCCTGATAAACTGGATGTGGCGCTGATCGGTTCCTGTACCAACTCCTCATATGAAGATATGTCGAGATCAGCTTCCATTGCGCAGCAAGCCATTGCAAAAGGACTGAAAGCTGTTTCTGAATTCACCATCACGCCCGGTTCGGAGCAGATCCGTTACACAATTGAACGCGACGGAATGTTGTCCACATTTGAAGCTATTGGCGGAATGGTGCTTGCCAATGCATGCGGCCCTTGCATCGGTCAGTGGTCGCGCCACATGACTGATCCGAATAAAAAGAATTCCATCCTGACTTCCTATAACCGGAATTTCGCCAAGAGAAATGACGGCAATGCAAGCACGCATGCATTTGTTGCATCACCTGAGATGGTGACTGCTATGGCGCTTGCGGGATCACTATCCTTCAATCCACTGACGGATCTGCTGGTGAATGATAAAGGAGAAAAGGTAAAGCTGGATGAACCACAAGGGATTGAATTACCTGCAAAGGGTTTTGCCGTTGAAGATGCCGGTTACCAGGCGCCTTCAGCAGACGGGAAAAATGTAGTGATTGCCGTTGATCCCGCTTCCAGCAGGCTGCAATTGCTCGAATCGTTTCCTGCCTGGGAAGGAACCGACCTGAAAGGACTCAGGCTGCTGATTAAAGCCAAGGGAAAATGTACTACTGACCATATCTCGATGGCAGGCCCATGGCTGAAATACCGCGGGCATCTTGACAATATTTCCAATAATATGCTGATTGGTGCCATCAATTATTTCAATGACAAAGCTGATGCTGTCAAAAATCTGCTCACAGGAAATTATGATGCAGTACCTAAAGTGCAACGCGCCTATAAAGCAGCCGGAATAGGAACAGTGGTGATCGGCGATGAAAATTATGGCGAAGGATCTTCCCGTGAACATGCTGCTATGGAACCAAGACACCTTGGCGTGCGGGCTATCATTGTTAAATCATTCGCACGGATTCATGAAACCAACCTTAAAAAACAAGGCATGCTTTCCCTGACGTTTGCTGACAAAGCCGACTACGATAAAGTGCGCGAGGATGATATTATTGATATTATCGGGCTCACCACCTTCTCTCCGGAAGTGCCGCTGACAATCGTACTTCATCATGCTGATGGTACAGAAGAACAATTCCCGGTAAACCAGACCTTTAATGCCGCACAAATTGAATGGTTCAAAGCAGGAAGCGCACTGAACCTGATTAAAGCAGAAAGTGAAAGGTCAAAGGTTCGGTAACTGAAAGCCAGCTGGCGGATATCTTACAGCACCCTGTCAGCACTAAGGT is part of the Chitinophagales bacterium genome and harbors:
- a CDS encoding aconitate hydratase, whose product is MAFDIEMIRSAYHSLPSKISAARQLLNRPLTLTEKILYAHLYGASPATAFVRGKDYVDFAPDRVAMQDATAQMALLQFMTAGKDKTAVPSTVHCDHLIQANTGAAADLKTALDSNKEVYDFLASVSDRYGIGFWKPGAGIIHQVVLENYAFPGGMMIGTDSHTPNAGGLGMIAIGVGGADAVDVMSGMAWELKFPKLIGVRLTGKMNGWTSAKDVILKVAGLLTVKGGTGAILEYFGPGAENISCTGKGTICNMGAEIGATTSVFSYDKRMEAYLRATDRADVADLANGVAQHLRTDDEVMMHPEKYYDEVIEINLDMLEPHINGPYTPDLAWPVSKFKDAVAQNGWPDKLDVALIGSCTNSSYEDMSRSASIAQQAIAKGLKAVSEFTITPGSEQIRYTIERDGMLSTFEAIGGMVLANACGPCIGQWSRHMTDPNKKNSILTSYNRNFAKRNDGNASTHAFVASPEMVTAMALAGSLSFNPLTDLLVNDKGEKVKLDEPQGIELPAKGFAVEDAGYQAPSADGKNVVIAVDPASSRLQLLESFPAWEGTDLKGLRLLIKAKGKCTTDHISMAGPWLKYRGHLDNISNNMLIGAINYFNDKADAVKNLLTGNYDAVPKVQRAYKAAGIGTVVIGDENYGEGSSREHAAMEPRHLGVRAIIVKSFARIHETNLKKQGMLSLTFADKADYDKVREDDIIDIIGLTTFSPEVPLTIVLHHADGTEEQFPVNQTFNAAQIEWFKAGSALNLIKAESERSKVR